The following are encoded together in the Armatimonadota bacterium genome:
- a CDS encoding ISKra4 family transposase, translating into MVPREQMQDLLDGFRAWCKEHLSVNSVQEAEEMAVTIGRQVAQVVVEEGVEQISHRASYEGCSIACSCGRRAKFIDYRPKYLMTLAGTVKVLRSYYYCRGCKTGHIPWDARQGVTGLQWTPAVKALAGHFIGRVTYQEMCELVELTTGLHMVESCAEKVSYELGPKLREQEREQIAAVFDGEVLPLVAQAPRRVYVAVDGTHAHIDGQWHEIKAGVIYRGEPDAEGNDEAIHSYYVAAQEPAEQFAERMYAAAVFQGVEQAQEQVVIGDGAEWIWNLAAHHFPDATQIVDYWHACEHIWTLRRALYAQDSAAGDRWAREHCRKLRDTGPRSLLRSLRRMKASTPEAAAVIRTETGYFTRHRKRMAYPQFRARGMMIGSGPVEAACKVVIGHRMKRAGMRWTRSGADAVLAIRCALLNGDYDRLNKAARAA; encoded by the coding sequence ATGGTTCCACGCGAACAGATGCAGGACCTGCTTGATGGCTTCCGCGCTTGGTGCAAAGAACATTTGTCGGTGAACAGCGTGCAGGAAGCGGAAGAAATGGCGGTCACGATCGGTCGCCAGGTGGCTCAGGTAGTCGTGGAAGAAGGGGTAGAGCAGATCAGCCATCGCGCGAGTTACGAGGGTTGCAGTATCGCCTGCTCGTGCGGTCGTCGGGCGAAATTCATTGATTACCGCCCCAAGTATTTGATGACGCTGGCAGGTACGGTGAAGGTCCTGCGCAGCTACTACTACTGCCGTGGGTGCAAGACGGGACACATCCCGTGGGATGCTCGGCAGGGAGTAACGGGCCTACAATGGACGCCTGCTGTGAAGGCGTTAGCGGGGCATTTCATTGGTCGTGTCACGTATCAGGAGATGTGCGAGCTTGTGGAGTTGACAACGGGTCTGCACATGGTGGAAAGCTGCGCGGAAAAGGTCAGTTATGAGCTTGGTCCGAAGCTGCGGGAGCAGGAGAGGGAACAGATAGCGGCGGTGTTTGATGGGGAAGTTCTGCCCCTTGTGGCGCAAGCCCCAAGACGTGTGTACGTGGCTGTGGATGGCACTCACGCGCATATTGACGGTCAGTGGCATGAGATTAAGGCGGGGGTGATCTACAGAGGGGAACCGGACGCGGAAGGGAACGATGAGGCCATCCACAGCTACTATGTCGCGGCCCAGGAGCCTGCGGAGCAGTTCGCAGAACGAATGTATGCGGCGGCGGTTTTCCAGGGCGTGGAGCAGGCACAAGAGCAGGTGGTGATCGGGGATGGGGCGGAGTGGATCTGGAATCTGGCAGCCCACCATTTCCCAGACGCGACGCAGATCGTGGACTACTGGCACGCCTGCGAGCACATCTGGACACTGCGACGGGCCTTGTATGCGCAGGACAGTGCGGCGGGTGATCGGTGGGCCCGGGAGCATTGCCGGAAGCTGCGTGACACGGGTCCACGCAGCCTGCTGCGTTCCTTGAGACGAATGAAAGCGTCGACGCCAGAAGCAGCCGCGGTGATACGCACCGAGACGGGGTATTTCACCCGGCACCGCAAGCGCATGGCCTACCCGCAGTTCCGCGCCCGAGGGATGATGATCGGCAGCGGACCGGTAGAAGCGGCGTGCAAAGTTGTGATTGGGCATCGGATGAAGCGGGCGGGGATGCGCTGGACGCGATCGGGTGCCGATGCGGTGCTGGCGATCCGATGCGCCCTACTCAACGGTGACTACGACCGCCTCAATAAAGCCGCAAGAGCAGCATGA
- a CDS encoding CBS domain-containing protein, whose protein sequence is MVARDIMKTEVVSLLGTDTARRAGEVMLESGHSALPVLDENGNLLGVFGESDILALTLPEYLSSVDLSFLPKSVTFPIPGGQDLDSVHVASVLRPQMLRAVPPDEPVVEVARIMIREHVRRCFVVEGRKLVGIISRRDLMHIIVRPTIESNGSEQA, encoded by the coding sequence ATGGTTGCACGCGATATCATGAAGACCGAAGTCGTGTCACTCCTGGGCACCGACACCGCTCGGCGCGCGGGTGAAGTCATGCTGGAGAGCGGCCACTCGGCACTCCCGGTTCTCGATGAGAACGGGAACCTGCTGGGAGTGTTCGGGGAGTCAGATATCCTTGCCCTGACCCTGCCCGAGTACCTGTCCTCGGTCGATCTGAGCTTTCTGCCGAAATCCGTAACTTTCCCGATACCCGGTGGCCAGGACCTGGACAGCGTTCACGTCGCCTCCGTACTCCGCCCCCAGATGCTGCGCGCGGTCCCGCCTGACGAGCCGGTGGTCGAGGTGGCGCGCATCATGATTCGCGAGCACGTACGCCGCTGCTTCGTAGTTGAGGGCCGCAAGCTTGTGGGGATCATCAGCCGGCGCGACCTCATGCATATCATCGTGCGCCCCACCATTGAGAGCAACGGGAGTGAGCAGGCGTGA